Genomic DNA from Deltaproteobacteria bacterium:
GTTACCGACATTCAGAAATTCGCGGTGAACGACGGGCCGGGCTTCCGCACCAACGTCTTTTTAAAGGGCTGCCCGCTTTCCTGCGCTTGGTGCCACAACCCGGAAACCATATCGCGGGAGCCTGAGATTTTCTGGAAGCGCCGCCTTTGCGTCCAGTGCGGGGCCTGCCTTACCGCCTGCCCGAAGGACGCCATAAATCCGCCCATAGACCCGGCCCTTTCACAGCCGCCGGAGTCGCGGTACCGGAAGATCGACCGGAAAAAGTGCGACCGCTGCATGGCCTGCGTGGACGCCTGCGCCTACGGGGCGCTGGTGATTACCGGAAAGCCCATGACCATCGACGAGATTTTGTACGAGGTGGAGCAGGACCGGCCCTTTTACGACAACTCGGGCGGAGGAATGACCCTCTCCGGCGGCGAGCCAACCGCCAACATGGAATTCGCCGAAGCCCTTCTGACGGAAGCCAAGAACCGTGGACTTCACGTCTGCCTCGACACCAACGGCTTCTCATCCTGGGAAAACCTGGAGCGGCTGGCCCGCCACGCCGACGTGATTCTTTACGACATCAAGCACCTGGACCCGGCGGCCCACAAGGAAAAGACCGGGGTGGACAACGGCATCATCCTGGAAAATTTGAAGCGCCTTACCAAAAGTGGCAAGGACGTGTGGGTGCGGATTCCGGTGGTCCCCGATTACAACGATTCCCTCGGCTTTCACAAGGAAGCCGCCGAATTTCTGGCGAATCTTCCGGGGAAAATTTCCCGGCTCGATCTTCTGCCTTATCACAACTGGTGCCAGGACAAGTACGACTGGCTGGGAATTGACTGGCCCATGGGGGAAATCCAGGCCATGGAGCCGTCCATGCTGGAAATTCCCGTGGACTTCTACCGGGAAAAAGGCATACCGGCGACGGTGGGGGGATCGGGCTTCGAGGATGGAAAGGCGGAGGAATAAGGCATGAGCCAGGACATCCAAATAAGCTGGGGCGTGGTGAACGACATCCAGCGCATGTGCGTGAACGACGGGCCCGGATACCGCACCACGGTCTTCCTCAAGGGGTGCCTCCTGGACTGCCGCTGGTGCCACAACCCGGAGGGCAAGCGCCGGTTCCCGGAGGTGATCCCCTACGTGAGTAACTGCAAGGTCTGCGGCGAGTGCCTGCCCGCCTGCCCCACGGGGGCCCTTCACATGAACGGCAACGGCTTTCCCCACGTGGCCCGCGCCCTGTGCTCGGACTGCATGCAGTGCGCGGCGGCCTGCGCCCACGACGCCCTGATCGTCTGGGGCCGGGTGATGTCATCAAGCGACGTGATGGTGGAGGTAATCAACGACAAGCCCTTCTACAAGACCTCCGGCGGCGGCATGACGGTTTCCGGCGGCGAGCCCATGAGTCAGCCGGCCTTCGTGGCCGCCCTCATGCGGGCGGCGAAATCCGACCCTGACCCCAACGAACGCGTCCACACGGCACTTGACACCTGCGGACACGCGGCCTGGGCCGACTACGAGAAGGTGCTGGAATACGTTGACATGGTGCTTCTGGACATAAAGCACATGGACCCAGCAGCCCACAAGTCCTACACGGGCCGGGACAACGCGCTCATTTTATCCAACGCCCGGAAAATGGCCGCGCGGGGCTTGAAGATGCGCCTCCGGGTCCCGGTGATCCCCAACGTTAACGACACGGAGGAGAACTTCACAGCAACCGCGAAGTTCGCGGCGGAGCTTGGGGAGGCCGTGAGCGGCGTGGACCTTCTGCCGTATCACCCTTACGCGGGCGGCAAGTACCGGGCCTTTGGCATGGATTACGAGTTTCCCACGGGCGAAGGCTACGACGATTCCATGCTTGAGCCCATCATCAACCTGTTTCTGGACTATGTGCCGGAAGTCACCATCGGCGGATAACACCTGTCTAAAAACGCGAACTGCTGTGTCAGATTGAAACGGTCGGGTCGTCATGTACGAAAAGTACTATTCCTCCCCGCCCGTTTCAATCTTCCTTGCATTTCATCGTTTTTATCCAGGCTTGGCACTGTGCCTGCAAAAAAATTAACGGGAATAATTTTAACAACCACACACAAGGCCGATGGAAAACGACGCGTGAATACTGCCGGATCGCGTTTTCCGACGGCCGCAATGGAGGCAATATGGGAAGACGTGATCAATGGAAGCAGGTCCAGGACAGCATGTACGGCGAAGTCACCAGGGCCCGCTCGGTGGAGGAGCGCGAGAACGTGCCGGCCACCGCCTGCGGCTTTTGCAAGAACTTCGCCGAAAACGCCTACGCCTCGGATGGCCGGGGCCTGTGCAAGATTCTCAAGATGGGATCGAACATTTTAAGCGCCCAGCCGGTTTTCGTCACAGAAGGCGAAGTGGGCCACCCAACCATGTTCAACACCGAAGCCGCCCGTTGCACGTACTTCGAGCGCATGGATTTCATTGACACAGACGGCAACGAGGTGGCGGACCCCAGCTACAGGCGGGTTCAACGGCAGATGGAAAGCAAGGGCAAGTAAGAGCTTTTTTCCGCAACCGAAAACTTACAGGAGGACAAGGCCATGAAGTACAAGGAATCGAAGAATTTTTTTCCGCACCAGGACAACCCCAATCGCGGCGACTACGTGGAGCGGGTGGTTGATCCCCGCCAGGCCTACTACAAGGTGAAACCCGTCAACGCCGAGGACGAAGTCCCCGAATCGGCGTCGGAGTTTTCCGCCAACAAATAGGCGGGCCAAAGAAATCGAGATCGCCCCGCGCCCCGGAATGGCGGGGGGCGACGCCTGGATAAAAACGCTCCAGCCGAGTGTCTGACGTTTTTATCCAGGCTCGAATAACCTGCACATAAGACGGGACAGGTAGTCTGCCCCCGTGCCCCGTACCTCGCCGTCGAGCTCAAAAGCCGGAGCGATTGCGAGTGATTAAAGCAGGTTGAGCGATAGTATCCATCGGGCGGACATCAAAAAGGAGTAACGAAAATGGCTG
This window encodes:
- a CDS encoding glycyl-radical enzyme activating protein, whose amino-acid sequence is MPETCLVTDIQKFAVNDGPGFRTNVFLKGCPLSCAWCHNPETISREPEIFWKRRLCVQCGACLTACPKDAINPPIDPALSQPPESRYRKIDRKKCDRCMACVDACAYGALVITGKPMTIDEILYEVEQDRPFYDNSGGGMTLSGGEPTANMEFAEALLTEAKNRGLHVCLDTNGFSSWENLERLARHADVILYDIKHLDPAAHKEKTGVDNGIILENLKRLTKSGKDVWVRIPVVPDYNDSLGFHKEAAEFLANLPGKISRLDLLPYHNWCQDKYDWLGIDWPMGEIQAMEPSMLEIPVDFYREKGIPATVGGSGFEDGKAEE
- a CDS encoding benzylsuccinate synthase gamma subunit family protein, with the protein product MKYKESKNFFPHQDNPNRGDYVERVVDPRQAYYKVKPVNAEDEVPESASEFSANK
- a CDS encoding glycyl-radical enzyme activating protein, which produces MSQDIQISWGVVNDIQRMCVNDGPGYRTTVFLKGCLLDCRWCHNPEGKRRFPEVIPYVSNCKVCGECLPACPTGALHMNGNGFPHVARALCSDCMQCAAACAHDALIVWGRVMSSSDVMVEVINDKPFYKTSGGGMTVSGGEPMSQPAFVAALMRAAKSDPDPNERVHTALDTCGHAAWADYEKVLEYVDMVLLDIKHMDPAAHKSYTGRDNALILSNARKMAARGLKMRLRVPVIPNVNDTEENFTATAKFAAELGEAVSGVDLLPYHPYAGGKYRAFGMDYEFPTGEGYDDSMLEPIINLFLDYVPEVTIGG